DNA from Hwangdonia lutea:
TGTAGATTGGAATCAATCAAAACGATTGATGGACAAATTCCCCAAAGCATTAAAATATCGCGATTATCGTAAGCTATTTGACGATGTGAAGAATATCGATGCGGTAACCGTTTCAACACCCGACCACACCCATGCCGTAATTGCTATGGCTGCTATAAAATCGAACAAACACGTGTATGTACAAAAGCCATTAACGCATAGTATTTATGAGGCTAGAATGCTTACCGAAGCAGCAAACCAATATAAAGTGGTAACGCAAATGGGCAACCAAGGCGCTTCGGGCAATGGCGTAAAACAAATGATTAAATGGTTTGATGAGGGTAAAATAGGCACCGTAAATAAAGTCCATGTTTGGACCAACAGACCCGTTTGGCCTCAAGGCATACACACACCAACCGATAAACCTGCGATGTTAGATGGATTGGATTGGGATTCTTGGGTTGGCCCCGCTAAAATGGTCGATTACCACCCCTTATACCATCCGTTTAAATGGCGTGGTTGGTGGAATTTTGGCACAGGCGCTTTAGGCGATATGGGTTGCCATTTAATCGATCCGCCTTTTCGGGTTTTAGGATTAGGGTATCCAACGGAAGTTGAGAGTAGCGTTGGCGCAGTCTTTAAAAGAGATTGGTCGCCAGAATATTTGCCAGAATCTTGTCCGCCTTCATCACGAACACAATTAAAATTTCCAGCTTCGGCAAAAAATCCTTCAGAAATTAAACTCACATGGTCTGATGGGGGATTGAGACCGTTCCACCCCGATTTAATTCCGGCCGATCACCCTATTGGAGATCACGATAGTGCCAATGGTGTAATTATGATTGGTGATAAAGGGATTATGACTTGTGGAACCTATGGCGTTGCTCCAAAAGTGTACTTAAATAATGGAGATTTGTTAACATTTGAAGATACCGAAAAAAGCACGCTTCCTGAAAGCGGACATAACGCCTCTTGGGTTGAAGCCTGTAAAGATGGCTATGGCAAGGAAAAGCACAAAGCACTTACCTCCTCTTTCGACTACGCCGGACCATTAACCGAAAGCGTTTTAATGGGCAATCTAGCCATAAGAAGTTACAATTTAAGAACACAAAAAGGCAATAGGTTTGAATATCCCGGTAGAAAAAAATTACTTTGGAATGGCGAAACTATGAAAATAACGAATTTTGATGAAGCCAACCAATTTGTAAAAAGAACCTATCGCGAAGGCTGGACCTTATAACGCATTAATAAACCAATGAATCCTAATCGACCATTAAGCAAAAAAAAGAAGATTACTAATTTTATCCTTTGTATTCTCTTTATCATTTTTGCCGTTATACAATTGAATGATCCCGACAGCCTTTTATGGTTTTCAATATATTTTATTGTTGCAATCATCTGTTTATATAACAGCTTTAAACCTATTCCAAAACCATTATTAATTATAATACTAGTTGCTTTATTAATTTACTCAGCTTTTCATTTTTCATTATTTATTGACTACTTAAATACAGAAAACAAAGAAGAAATTTTTGGCGAAATGGTTTACGATAAACCTTATTTGGAAGGCACAAGAGAGTTTATAGGGTTGTTAATCGCTGCCTTTGGCATTTTATATCAATTAAGAATTTGGAAAAACAACAATAAATAACATTAACTTGATTTGCTTGAAGACGATTAAAATCGAATTTTTATCAAACGATAATAAAAATTTAAAAACTTAACCTATTTCAAAATAAAACATGAACAAAATTACAGTACTTTTTTTAATAACAATAGCAAGTGTTTTTTGCAATACCGTTTCATCTCAAGCCAACATTAATGGAGCTATAAAAGATACTGATGGCAATCCGTTACAAGGTGCAAACATTCAATTAAGCCCTTCAAATCAAACGGCCACAACTAGTGCGGATGGCGTATTTAATATATTAAATATCAGCTCCAATAATTATACCATTACCATATCTCATTTGGGATACAAAACCATATCGGATACGATTAAAGTTGCACAAAATGATGTAACACTTTCGTTTACTATGGAAGAAGATTTACTACACCTTCAAACCATAGTGGTTACGGGTATTTTCGACCCGAGAACACAATTAGAATCCAGCACCTCAATGAGTACACTTAGTTCTAAAGCTATTCAACAGGAATACCCACAAGGCACCGCAAGTTTGCTTCAAAATATCCCAGGCACATTCACGGATGCCTCGGCAGGTGAAGTATTCACTAAAGTTTACACGCGAGGTATTTCAGCTTCCGCTGAAGATGATACGGGGTGGTATTATGTATCGCTTCAAGAAGACGGGCTGCCCGTTAGCCTTGTGCAACACTCGTATTATAGTCCAGACCTTTTTCATCGTTTAGATTTAACCACCCAAAAAGTGGAGGCCTTACGAGGTGGCAGTTCATCTATTACGGCGCTTAATGCTCCCGGAGGTATTTATAATTTTATTTCGCAAGGTATTCGAAATAAGTTTAGTGGCAACATCCAATTTTCCAACGGTTTTCAAGGTGAAGGCAATGCCTTATATAAGTTTGATGCGAGCATTGGTGGTCCATTAGGCAATAATTGGTTTATCAATGCTGGCGGACATTACAGACATGATGATGGCGCAAGAAACACAGATTTTACCTTAAGTAAAGGCGGACAGTTTAAATTCAATGTTATTAAAAGGAATGCATTTGGGTATTTAAAATTTTACGGAAAGATTTTGGATGATTACACCAACCGATACACAGGTGTTGCAGCCACAAATTGGGATAACCCTACGCCTGCTTTCGGTCAAGATTTTGGTTCAACATCGCTGTTAATGCCCAGTTTTAACGGTCGTATTCCAGATGGGCGAAACCTGACACAAGGCGCGTCGAATAGTTTTGATCCATCACAGGGTGTTCATGCCAAAGATTTGGCTTTTGGGTTTGATATCTCTCAAAATTTAGGTAATAATTGGTTGTTAAAAAACAATATTAAATTTTCTGCTAAAGATGCCAATTGGCAAACTTCCATTAGTAATGCATTTGTTTCGCTTAGCGACCCAACGCTTTACTATTTGGTAAGTAATGGAAACCCTTTTCCTGTTGGACAAATTGTTTTTCGCGATACCAACTCGGGCAATGAATTGGCAAGAATAGACAATAGTGGAATTTTTGCAGGTACAGGGTCACAATATTTAACCGGTAATACATTACCAAATGATGCCCTTATGGGAACCTCGGCGTGGTACAAAGACAATACAGCTGACGAGTGGATGAATCAATTTACCTTGCAAAAAACCTTGGAAAACCATGATATTACAGGAGGGTTTGCCTTAGGCTTTTCGGACACCTCCTTATTTACACAAGGAAGTTTTGCCTTTGCAACCTACGAACCCAACCCGAGAATGCTACAGGTAACGCTCGAAAACCCTGGAGACCCAGTAATTGCATTATCAGATTCAAACGGGCTTAGTAATTATGGCGGTTTGTTTTTTGTGAACTCCAGAGCCAAAGTAAGTCAAGTAGCTACGTTTATTAACGACCGCTTGAAAGTTTCCAACAATGTACATTTAGATTTAGGTTTACGCTACGAGACCATTAAACATAAAGGTAGTAAAGATCGTTTTGCTCCTTTTACACAAAATGGTGGTTTAGATGGCAACGATAATACCGCTTACGATAATGGTATTTTAGCGCCAACAGGCGAACAAGATAACTTCAATTATAATTATAGCTACCTTTCTTTTTCAGGTGGTATTAATTATAAAATTGATGATGAAGCCGCTTTATTCGCTAGATTTTCACAAGGACATAAAGCGCCGGAATTGAACTATTATTTCAATAACTTTTCAAATGTTCCCATCAACAAAAAAGGAGAAGTTCAAGAAATAAATCAAGCTGAAATTGGTGTAAAATATATCCTAAAAGACTTTTCATTTACAAGCACACTATTTTGGAGTCAGCTTAAAAACATTGGCATTGCAAACTTTGAATTTGACGGAAGCAACAATAGTATTTTCTACACACCTATTCAGTTTAACACCTCTAGAACAATAGGTTTAGAGTGGCAAAGCGTGTATTCACCGGTTCAGAATTTCACCTTCCGTTTCAACGGGATTCTTCAAAATCCAAAAGCTACCGAATGGAAAGTTTATGACGCCGCAGGTTCGGTAGATACCAGCGATGACAGTATTTTAGATTTCTCAGGAAAAACGCTTCCCTTTAATCCTAAACTTATGTTTAACCTGAGTAGCGAATATCAAAAAGATAGAATTATAGCCTTTTTAAAATGGCAGTTTATGGGCAACCGTTATGGCAACGTTTCAAACGGATTTAATCTTCCGGCCTATAGTATTTTTAATGTAGGCGCGGGCTATCAAATAAGTAAAAACCTATCAGCAGATATTTTGGTAACCAATCTTTTTAATTCAGAAGGATTAGCAAACTTTTTTGGTGCTAATAGTTTTGGAGCCAATGCCAATGGGGCAACTCCTGAATTTATTGCCGCAAATCCAGATGCCAGTTTTGTGGTTTTTCCCGTGTTGCGAAGACGGGTTTTATTAAAATTAAATTACAGTTTTTAGCATAAACCGAAAAATGAACAAACGCGATTAACTATGTATTTATTGGGATTGGATATTGGTTCATCATCTATAAAAGCAAGCTTATTGCAAGTTTCTGATGGCGCCATAATTGCTCAAAATTTCGAACCAAAAAACGAAATGGATATTTTGGCGCATCGCCATGGGTGGGCAGAGCAAAATCCGGAACTTTGGTGGGATTATGTAAAACTAATCGTGCCAAAACTTATTGAAAATGCACAAATAGACAAGTCGCTTATTGCGGCTATTGGTATTTCATATCAAATGCACGGGCTAGTTTTAGTCGATAAAAACAAACAAGTATTAAGACCTTCAATTATTTGGTGCGATAGTCGTGCTTCGGAAATTGGTAAAGAAGCCTTTAATAATTTAGGAAGCGATTATTGTTTGGAAACCCTTTTAAATTCTCCCGGAAATTTTACCGCATCAAAACTAAAATGGGTTAAAGATAATGAACCCGAAGTGTATGAGCGTATTTATAAAATAATGCTACCGGGTGATTTTATTGCCATGAAACTCACCAATAAAATTACATGTACTGTAAGTGGTTTATCCGAAGGTGTTTTTTGGGATTTTAAAGCCAATAAAATTTCCAAAACGCTTTTAAATCATTATGGTTTAAAGGAAAGCTTAATTCCAGAAATCCACGATACCTTTAGTTCCCATGGCACAATTACCAACGATATTGCAAATCAATTAGGACTTCCTCAAGGCATTCCCGTGTCTTTTAAATCGGGCGACCAACCTAATAATGCCCTATCTTTAAACGTACTAAAACCGGGTGAAGTTGCAGCAACGGCAGGGACTTCCGGTGTTATTTATGGTGTTGTTGATGATATAAAACCCGATTTAAGTTCGCGTGTCAATGTATTTGCGCATGTTAACCATAACGTTGGGCAACCGCGATATGGCGTATTGGCCTGTATTAATGGCACAGGAATTTTAAATGCATGGATTCGGAAAAACATAACCCAAGGTTTGAGTTATTCTGAAATGAATGCATTAGCTGAAACTGTTGAGGTGGGTTCAAATGGTTTGCAAGTGTTTCCTTTTGGGAACGGTGCCGAACGTATTTTGGAGGACGCAAATAATGGCTGCACATGGAAACATCTTAATTTTAACATCCATAACAAAGCGCACGTATTACGCGCGGCACAAGAAGGCATTGTTTTTTCTTTTCAGTATGGCATCGATATTATGAAATCCATGGGATTGAAGTTAGATGTTATAAAAGCAGGAAACAACAATATGTTTCAAAGTCGCATTTTTAAAGAAACTTTAGCGACCCTATCTGGTGCACAAATTGAAATATACGACACCGATGGTGCCATTGGCGCAGCCATAGGTAGTGGCCTTGGCGCTGGTGTTTATAAATCTTCCGATGAAGCTTTTAGTCGGTTTAAAAAATTAGAAACCATCCAACCAAATAAAGCCATCCAATCTAAAATAAAAGAAGCCTACCGTAATTGGGAAAAAGAATTAAAAAAAACATATTAACATGAGCAATTATTTTCCAAAAATCAATAAAATTAAATACGAAGGAAAAGATTCAAAAGACCCTCTTGCATTCAAATGGTATAACGAAGACCAACTAGTTAACGGCAAAACAATGAGGGATCATTTAAAATTTGCTGTGTCGTATTGGCATACCTTCTGTGGCGAAGGCGGTGACCCTTTTGGTCCCGGAACAAAAACGTTTCCTTGGGATAACCCAGAGCCCTTAACCGCTGCAAAACACAAAATGGATGCGGCTTTCGAGTTTATTGATAAACTCAGTATTCCCTATTATTGTTTTCACGACACCGATTTAGTGGGTGATGGCAGTGTTTTTGAAATCGAAAAACGGTTACATAACATTTTACCTTACGCCCAAGCTAAACAAGCAAAATATGGCATTAAACTACTTTGGGGCACAGCCAATGTGTTTTCTAACCCACGATACATGAATGGTGCGGCAACAAATCCAGATTTTAGTGTATTAACTAATGCGGCAGTTCAGGTAAAAAATGCCATTGATGCTACCATAGCACTTGGAGGCACTGGTTATGTGTTTTGGGGCGGACGCGAAGGTTATATGTCGTTACACAATACCAATATGAAAAAGGAAGTAGAACACTTAGCCATGTTTTTAACCAAATCGAGAGATTATGCCAGAGCTCAAGGTTTTAAAGGCACATTTTTTATTGAACCCAAACCTATGGAACCCACCAAACATCAATACGATTTTGATGCTGCAACGGTATTGGGTTTCCTAAATAAATATGATTTGGCAGAAGATTTTAAATTAAATTTAGAGGTCAACCACGCCACCTTAGCGGGTCATTCTTTTGCCCATGAACTACAGGTAGCCGCCGATGCGAATATGTTGGGAAGCATTGATGCCAATAAAGGGGATTATCAAAATGGTTGGGATACCGATGAGTTTCCAACCAACATATACGAAGTTACAGAAGCTATGATGATTATATTGCAGAACAAAGGCTTCGAACATGGGGGTATTAATTTCGATGCTAAAACAAGGCGGAATTCTACCGATATGGAGGACTTATTTATAGCGCATATTAGCGGTATGGACACCTTTGCGAGAGCACTTTTAACAGCTGAAAAAATCTTATCTGATTCCGATTATTTGGAAATGAAACAAAAACGATACGATTCGTTTAGTATTGGGTCGGGTAAGGATTTTGAAGCAGGCAAATTAGGTTTAAAGGACCTGTATCAGTTAGCTTCAAACAGTGGAGAACCCGAATTGAAAAGCGGTAAACAAGAGCTTTTAGAACAGCTTATAAACAGCTACATATAACAACCAATATTCAACTTAAATATCTTAAAATGAAACCTAAATTTATAAAATCCATTCTGATTTTCGTCATAAGTATTATGATAATGTCATGTGGCACAAAAGAAGAAAAAATACTGGTGTTTAGTAAAACTGAAGGTTTCAGACACGGTTCTATTGAAGTTGGAATAAAGGCATTAAAAAAACTGGGAAAAGAAAATAACTTTAACGTTGTTGCCACTGAAGATTCCCTATATTTTGTTGAGGATTCCTTAAAACAATTTTCAGCAGTCGTTTTCTTAAACACCACGGGCAATATTCTAAACGACGTACAGCAAGCAGATTTTGAGCGCTATATTCAAGCCGGTGGTGGGTTTGTAGGCGTGCATGCTGCTACCGATACGGAATACGAATGGCCGTGGTACAACAAACTTGTTGGCGCTTATTTTGATGGCCATCCAAAAATTCAAGAAGCGATACTAAATGTGATAGATAAAAATCATGAATCGACCAAAAACCTTGAAACACCTTGGATAAAAGAAGATGAGTGGTATAATTTTAAAGACATCAACCCAGATATTAATGTATTAATTACCATAGACGAAACCAGTTACCAGGGAGGTACAAATGGTGACAATCATCCTATTTCATGGTATCATAATTTTGATGGTGGTCGCGCTTTTTATACCGAAATGGGACACACCAACGAAACCTTTGAAAACCCCATATTTTTAAATCATTTATTAGGTGGGATTAAATATGCTATCGGCAAAAATACGCTCGACTATACAAAAGCCACATCAGATCGTGTGCCACCAGAAAACCGATTTGTAAAACACGTGTTGGATTTTAATTTGAATGAACCTATGGAATTGGATGAACTACCAGATGAAGGTATTTTATTTGTAGAACGCCGAGGCGCATTAAAACTATACGATTTTAAAACAGAACAAACCGAAACCATTGCACAACTCGATTTATTTTACGGTAATGAAGATGGCTTACTCGGTTTGGCAGTAGACCCCAATTATAAAACAAACCGTTGGATTTACTTGTTTTATTCTGCTCCAGGCGATGAACCTTTGCAACATATATCGCGTTTTAATTTGGTTGACAAAAAACTGGATTTAGATTCTGAAAAAATCCTCCTCAAAATTCCCACGATACGGGAATGCTGCCATAGCGGTGGCGCTTTAGAGTTTGGTCCTAACGGACATTTATTTATCACCACAGGCGATAATACCAACCCGTTTGAATCGTCAGGCTATGCACCCATTGACGAGCGCGAAGGGAGAGCCCTTTGGGACGCGCAAAAATCAGCCGCAAACACCAATGATTTAAGAGGAAAAATTTTAAGAATTAAACCCGAAGATGATGGCACCTACTCCATTCCAGAGGGAAATTTATTCCCCAAAGGAACACCAAATACAAAGCCGGAAATTTATGTGATGGGTTGCAGAAACCCATTCAGACCTTCAATAGATAGCAAAACAGGCTTCGTGTATTGGGGCGATGTAGGTCCCGATGCTGGTGTCGACAATGCCAACCGAGGGCCTAAAGGCCTGGGTGAGTTTAACCAAGCCAGAAAGGCTGGGTTTTGGGGTTGGCCGTATACCAGAGGAAACAATCAGGTATATAACGATTATAATTTTGCAACCCAAGAATCGGGAGCAAAATTCGACCCGAATCATTTAGTCAATAATTCCCCAAACAACACCGGTTTAAAAGAACTTCCCGTAGCTCAAGAATCACTTATTTGGTATTCTTATGACAAATCTGAGGAATTCCCGTGGTTGGGTGTTGGTGGTGTAAACCCTATGGCGGGTCCTATCTATCATGTTTCCGATTATCCCAAGGCAAACGAATATGCTTTTCCAGAATATTTTGAAAACAAGCTGATTGTTTACGAGTGGATGCGCGATTGGATTTATGTAGTAACGCTCGATGAAAACTACGATTATAAAAAAGCAGAACCGTTTATGCCATCCACAGAGTTTTCGCATCCTATGGATATGATTTTTGGTTCGGATGGAAATTTATATGTTTTAGAATACGGTCAAAAATGGAACACCCAAAACCTAGATGCGCGTTTAAATAGAGTATCATATATCAAAGGAAACAGAAAACCTATTGCCAAAATCACATCAGATAAAACGGTTGGAGCCGCACCATTAACGGTAAATTTTTCAGGATTGGAATCTATTGATTATGATAATGATAAACTCACTTATGCATGGTCCTTTACCAATAACGAAGTGCAATCAACAAAAGCAAATCCGTCATTCACCTTTGAGCAATCCGGGACTTACACCGTGCAATTAAAAGTAACCGATAAAGAAGGCGAAACATCAACAGCAAAAACCAAGCTTTTAGTTGGTAACGACCCACCGGAATTAAGCATTCAAATTGACCCCGATAACACATCCTATTGGGATAATAAAAAAATAAATTATAAAGTAATTGTTAACGATAGGCAAGATGGCAGTACCGAAGATGGTTCAATTGCAGCCAACAAAGTAAAAGTAACTTTAGATTATATTCCGGAAGGCAACGATTTAATAAAAGCTACTTTGGGGCATCAACAAAATACGGTGCCCGAAGGCAGAAAACTTATTGATGGCAGCGATTGCAAAGCTTGTCATGCAACCAACGAAAAGGTAAATGGCCCAAGTTACATCGAGATTGCCGATAAATACACCACCAAAGATGCGGGTTATTTAATTAGTAAAATCATTAAAGGCGGAAGCGGTGTTTGGGGAGAAACCATGATGTCTGCGCACCCGCAATTAAAGCCCGATGAAGTTGACAAAATGGTAACTTATATTTTGTCGCTGAAACCAAGTAAAGCCGAAGCAAAAAAGCAATTACCCATAAAAGGTAGCATTACATTTAACGAGCATATTGGCAGTAAAAACGAAGGCATGTATGTTTTAATGGCTTCTTATTTGGATAATGGCAACGACGGACAACCAGAATCCATGCTTTCGGCCAGAGACCAAATTATTTTTAAAGCGCCTAAAATTCAAGCCGAAAGCGCCATTGAAAAAAGTGAAGGCTTAGGAAATTGGAATACCGAAGGCGAAAACCTTGTGGGCTCTATTGTCCATAATTCCTATTTAAAATTTGATACTATGCCTTTAAAAGATTTAAAAA
Protein-coding regions in this window:
- a CDS encoding Gfo/Idh/MocA family protein; the encoded protein is MKKNHKANNRRAFIKKTALTSLGISIIPRHVMGKGYIAPSDKLNIAVIGGGGKGYSDAINAWNNGASNIAAICDVDWNQSKRLMDKFPKALKYRDYRKLFDDVKNIDAVTVSTPDHTHAVIAMAAIKSNKHVYVQKPLTHSIYEARMLTEAANQYKVVTQMGNQGASGNGVKQMIKWFDEGKIGTVNKVHVWTNRPVWPQGIHTPTDKPAMLDGLDWDSWVGPAKMVDYHPLYHPFKWRGWWNFGTGALGDMGCHLIDPPFRVLGLGYPTEVESSVGAVFKRDWSPEYLPESCPPSSRTQLKFPASAKNPSEIKLTWSDGGLRPFHPDLIPADHPIGDHDSANGVIMIGDKGIMTCGTYGVAPKVYLNNGDLLTFEDTEKSTLPESGHNASWVEACKDGYGKEKHKALTSSFDYAGPLTESVLMGNLAIRSYNLRTQKGNRFEYPGRKKLLWNGETMKITNFDEANQFVKRTYREGWTL
- a CDS encoding transmembrane 220 family protein — its product is MNPNRPLSKKKKITNFILCILFIIFAVIQLNDPDSLLWFSIYFIVAIICLYNSFKPIPKPLLIIILVALLIYSAFHFSLFIDYLNTENKEEIFGEMVYDKPYLEGTREFIGLLIAAFGILYQLRIWKNNNK
- a CDS encoding TonB-dependent receptor, whose translation is MNKITVLFLITIASVFCNTVSSQANINGAIKDTDGNPLQGANIQLSPSNQTATTSADGVFNILNISSNNYTITISHLGYKTISDTIKVAQNDVTLSFTMEEDLLHLQTIVVTGIFDPRTQLESSTSMSTLSSKAIQQEYPQGTASLLQNIPGTFTDASAGEVFTKVYTRGISASAEDDTGWYYVSLQEDGLPVSLVQHSYYSPDLFHRLDLTTQKVEALRGGSSSITALNAPGGIYNFISQGIRNKFSGNIQFSNGFQGEGNALYKFDASIGGPLGNNWFINAGGHYRHDDGARNTDFTLSKGGQFKFNVIKRNAFGYLKFYGKILDDYTNRYTGVAATNWDNPTPAFGQDFGSTSLLMPSFNGRIPDGRNLTQGASNSFDPSQGVHAKDLAFGFDISQNLGNNWLLKNNIKFSAKDANWQTSISNAFVSLSDPTLYYLVSNGNPFPVGQIVFRDTNSGNELARIDNSGIFAGTGSQYLTGNTLPNDALMGTSAWYKDNTADEWMNQFTLQKTLENHDITGGFALGFSDTSLFTQGSFAFATYEPNPRMLQVTLENPGDPVIALSDSNGLSNYGGLFFVNSRAKVSQVATFINDRLKVSNNVHLDLGLRYETIKHKGSKDRFAPFTQNGGLDGNDNTAYDNGILAPTGEQDNFNYNYSYLSFSGGINYKIDDEAALFARFSQGHKAPELNYYFNNFSNVPINKKGEVQEINQAEIGVKYILKDFSFTSTLFWSQLKNIGIANFEFDGSNNSIFYTPIQFNTSRTIGLEWQSVYSPVQNFTFRFNGILQNPKATEWKVYDAAGSVDTSDDSILDFSGKTLPFNPKLMFNLSSEYQKDRIIAFLKWQFMGNRYGNVSNGFNLPAYSIFNVGAGYQISKNLSADILVTNLFNSEGLANFFGANSFGANANGATPEFIAANPDASFVVFPVLRRRVLLKLNYSF
- a CDS encoding xylulokinase, which produces MYLLGLDIGSSSIKASLLQVSDGAIIAQNFEPKNEMDILAHRHGWAEQNPELWWDYVKLIVPKLIENAQIDKSLIAAIGISYQMHGLVLVDKNKQVLRPSIIWCDSRASEIGKEAFNNLGSDYCLETLLNSPGNFTASKLKWVKDNEPEVYERIYKIMLPGDFIAMKLTNKITCTVSGLSEGVFWDFKANKISKTLLNHYGLKESLIPEIHDTFSSHGTITNDIANQLGLPQGIPVSFKSGDQPNNALSLNVLKPGEVAATAGTSGVIYGVVDDIKPDLSSRVNVFAHVNHNVGQPRYGVLACINGTGILNAWIRKNITQGLSYSEMNALAETVEVGSNGLQVFPFGNGAERILEDANNGCTWKHLNFNIHNKAHVLRAAQEGIVFSFQYGIDIMKSMGLKLDVIKAGNNNMFQSRIFKETLATLSGAQIEIYDTDGAIGAAIGSGLGAGVYKSSDEAFSRFKKLETIQPNKAIQSKIKEAYRNWEKELKKTY
- the xylA gene encoding xylose isomerase encodes the protein MSNYFPKINKIKYEGKDSKDPLAFKWYNEDQLVNGKTMRDHLKFAVSYWHTFCGEGGDPFGPGTKTFPWDNPEPLTAAKHKMDAAFEFIDKLSIPYYCFHDTDLVGDGSVFEIEKRLHNILPYAQAKQAKYGIKLLWGTANVFSNPRYMNGAATNPDFSVLTNAAVQVKNAIDATIALGGTGYVFWGGREGYMSLHNTNMKKEVEHLAMFLTKSRDYARAQGFKGTFFIEPKPMEPTKHQYDFDAATVLGFLNKYDLAEDFKLNLEVNHATLAGHSFAHELQVAADANMLGSIDANKGDYQNGWDTDEFPTNIYEVTEAMMIILQNKGFEHGGINFDAKTRRNSTDMEDLFIAHISGMDTFARALLTAEKILSDSDYLEMKQKRYDSFSIGSGKDFEAGKLGLKDLYQLASNSGEPELKSGKQELLEQLINSYI
- a CDS encoding ThuA domain-containing protein, with protein sequence MKPKFIKSILIFVISIMIMSCGTKEEKILVFSKTEGFRHGSIEVGIKALKKLGKENNFNVVATEDSLYFVEDSLKQFSAVVFLNTTGNILNDVQQADFERYIQAGGGFVGVHAATDTEYEWPWYNKLVGAYFDGHPKIQEAILNVIDKNHESTKNLETPWIKEDEWYNFKDINPDINVLITIDETSYQGGTNGDNHPISWYHNFDGGRAFYTEMGHTNETFENPIFLNHLLGGIKYAIGKNTLDYTKATSDRVPPENRFVKHVLDFNLNEPMELDELPDEGILFVERRGALKLYDFKTEQTETIAQLDLFYGNEDGLLGLAVDPNYKTNRWIYLFYSAPGDEPLQHISRFNLVDKKLDLDSEKILLKIPTIRECCHSGGALEFGPNGHLFITTGDNTNPFESSGYAPIDEREGRALWDAQKSAANTNDLRGKILRIKPEDDGTYSIPEGNLFPKGTPNTKPEIYVMGCRNPFRPSIDSKTGFVYWGDVGPDAGVDNANRGPKGLGEFNQARKAGFWGWPYTRGNNQVYNDYNFATQESGAKFDPNHLVNNSPNNTGLKELPVAQESLIWYSYDKSEEFPWLGVGGVNPMAGPIYHVSDYPKANEYAFPEYFENKLIVYEWMRDWIYVVTLDENYDYKKAEPFMPSTEFSHPMDMIFGSDGNLYVLEYGQKWNTQNLDARLNRVSYIKGNRKPIAKITSDKTVGAAPLTVNFSGLESIDYDNDKLTYAWSFTNNEVQSTKANPSFTFEQSGTYTVQLKVTDKEGETSTAKTKLLVGNDPPELSIQIDPDNTSYWDNKKINYKVIVNDRQDGSTEDGSIAANKVKVTLDYIPEGNDLIKATLGHQQNTVPEGRKLIDGSDCKACHATNEKVNGPSYIEIADKYTTKDAGYLISKIIKGGSGVWGETMMSAHPQLKPDEVDKMVTYILSLKPSKAEAKKQLPIKGSITFNEHIGSKNEGMYVLMASYLDNGNDGQPESMLSARDQIIFKAPKIQAESAIEKSEGLGNWNTEGENLVGSIVHNSYLKFDTMPLKDLKSIKFATFFAGNYAYEGTVEIRENAPNGNLIGKTQLKYFNKDKSQMKYYNIPVKPQTDEASLYLVFKNEKDKMQNITNANWILLNYKR